The following nucleotide sequence is from Methanofollis sp..
TCCTGTTTTCGGGGGTCCGGGGGCGTCAGTCCCCCGGTGGAGAATGGGGGGAAGGCGGGGGTTCGCACCCTTCGCCAGAGAATCCGGGGGAACATCTACCCGAGCATGAGATTTCTCCATAGCCAGACGAACACGAGTTCTGGGATAACCTCGGACAATACAGCAGTGAATGCCTATCAGGGACGGCATCTTTGGGATGATCGTGACAGATTTCTATTATACAAGAAGAGTGCCTGCCGCCGGGGACGTCCTGCTGGTGAGCGTCCCCCGAGAGGCCGGGCATATTCGTTCTGCACGCAGCCCGGCCTCTCGTCTGCTCGGAGACGATCGGGATGTTAGGTGTCGCCAGATATAACTGTTGCGATTCTTTTGCCTTCTTTCTGGGGCGAGGGGGATACATCGACCCGGGTATGGAAGAACGTCGTCAACTCCCCTCTCTGTCTCATCTCTTCCCTGTGCCTGTGTCCGCTTCCTGAGGTCCGGTTCCCCGTGAGAAGAGTCCTGGGTGTCGATAGATAGACGATCTGCACAGAAGACTTTTATAATCCCGTGCCGATGTCTCGCGTATGCGTGGCAGATCCGCAATCGCAAAGGTGTTGTCCCCCTGTACCCACGGCCGGGGGCACTGAGTGGAGCGGAGGATCCCCGCATGGGCGTCCGGTGCAGTCCTCGCCCTTGCCTCTCTCGGCTACCTCGTCTTTTTTGCAGGCGCTCTCCCTGCCGCCGCAGACCTCGCCCTCCTCGGCGGGGCCGGTGCGGCGGCGGTCCTCGCCGTGCTCGCATACAGGCAGGGACGACCGGTGCGCCTGATCGCCGTCTCCCTTGCCGTCGGTCTCCTCCTCTGCGTCGCCGCCTATTTCGGCGTCCTCCTCCTCGCCGCATGGCCGGAGGTGTACCCTGCTTCTGTCGCCTACACCGTCGCCGTGACCGGGCTTGCAGGCCGCACCGGCACCGGGGCCACGACTGTCCTCGTCCCCCTGCCGGTGACCGACGGGGAACTCCTCTATCCCGCGTCTTCTCTTGAAAACCAGACCTTCGGCGCCTGGACGACGGCGATCGCCGGGACAGACCGCGGCGAGATGCTCGCCTTCACCACCGGCGAGGAGGACCTCACCGACATCGACGCCGGGTTCTACCGTTTCGAGACCGGGATCAACGGGACGCACCGCCCCCTGCGGGAACACCTCTCGCCGGTCGTCGGGGAGGTCGACAGCGGTTACCTGACGGTGGTGGCGGTCGACGGCCTTGCGGCGCCGGTGCAGGTCTCCTTTGACCTCAGGCTCTCCACCGGCGGCGGCCTCTACCATGGCATGCCAGCGGACCGATACCTGACCGAAGCCGGTGAGACCGTGCCGGCAGGGGCCGGGCCGGTAACGGTGACGGCGACGGTGAGCAGATACCAACCCGGAGGGCCGGGCGAGAGCGGGGAGTGGGTGCCCGTATGATGAGGCCGGCGGCATTCGCGGTTGCCGTGGTTGTCGTGCTGGTCTATGGCGCTCTCCTCCTCCTCTTTGCCATAGCATCGGGGATCGGGCCCTCGGAGGGGGCCGCATCTCCGGGGGTCTCCCTCTCCGCCCTCTGGGAGGAGGCTATGGGCCGCCTCGACTGCGTGAATGAGACGACCGTCCTCTCCGGCCTGGAGATCAGAATGGACCGGGGCGTCCCTGAGATGGTCACCGTCAGGTTCCTGGGGCAGGACCGGGAGGGGACGCCGATGGGCTATGCGATCTCGTGGCGGCAGAACCCCGGCATGGAGACGTCCCTCTCTCCTGCCGCTCCCGCGGGCCCGGGTCTCCATCCCCTCATTCTCCTCAGCGCACTGGATGAACTCGACGCTCTCGATTACCAGATCCTGATCCGGGCCGGGCCGGAGCGGAAGGAGACAACCTATGACCTCGAAGTCGCCCTGCTGGAGAACGGGTCTTTTCTTGCCCTTGATTCTGTCGTATTTCCTGCGGAGACGACTGTCTGTCCGGTCACGTTCCTGAGGCAGGGCGACGCACGCCCCTTCCTCACCGCCTTTCTCCGTGACGACCTCCTGAAGGCGAAGACGTACGCGTTTACGGACGGTGACGGCCATGCGGCCTGAGTATCTGTTTCTCCTCCTCGTCCTGCCGGCGGTCCTTGTCGCGGGCTGCACGGGGGATACCACGCCCCCGGTGATCCCGGAGAACTGGTCTGCCGACGTCACGGTCGAGGGAGAGGGCGCTGCCGTCACCCTCGGCATGGTCACCGCCGGGGACGAACGCTTCCGTGTCACGTTCCCTGACGGCACCCTGATCACCGACGACGGCCGGCGCCTCTGGACTTCCGACCCGGTCGCGGGAGAGATCTCGGTGATCCTCTCAGAATACAGGGGCACCGTCCTGGACGAGCGTACCTGGCTGATCTGGAATGTCTTCAGAGCACGGAAAGTGCTTGAAGGTGCCTATGAGAAGGGAAACCTCACGTACAAAGGCATGGAAACAGAGGACGGCCGCACCGTCAGGGTCGTCGAGATCGCGGGGAACGAGTCACTCGGCGAGGCCCCGACCCGCTTCAGGGACCCGGTGTACCGGATCAGGGCGTCGGCAGATTCAGAAACCGGCGTCCTTGCCGGGGCAACCTTCTATGGCCGGGATGGGCGGGAACTGGCCAGGTTCACCTTCAGGGACATGGTCGCCGACCCGGAGGTCCCGCCCGGCACCTTCTCCTTCGTCCCGCCGCACGGGACAGAGGTGAGGCTGGCGCGGACCTTTGCCGTCACGCCGATGGTCTTCGTCGACCGCACGAAGATCCCCGAAGAGGTGCCGGTCCCCTCGTACCTCCCTCCCGGCTACGCCTTCCGCGAGGGGTACCTGCTGCCCGGCATGTATGCGGTTCTCACCTTCACGAACAGTGCCGGGGACATCCTTACCCTCGTTGCCCGGCCTGCCGACCTCCCTGACCCCGACCATCCCCGCGGCACGCCTGAAGAGGTGACGGCCGGGAATTTTTCCGGACGACTGTACCGGGGCGATGGGCCCGATGTCCTCGCCTGGACAGACGGGGAGACTTCCTTTAAGCTCACCGGCGTCGCCGGGGAGGACGAGATGGTGCGGGTCGCGGCGTCGGTCGAAGCCCTCTCCTGACCCCTATCAGTGCCGAACTATTTCTCTGTCGAGGACCTCCGCAATCACATGGAGTTCGTCGAAGATCCGGTCGGCGTCCTTCTTCATCTCCACGACTGCGGCCGCAAGACTCCCGCCCCGCAGGTAGATGAGTTTTTTTCTGCGGTACAGGAGGCCGGTGGCGACGAGGTTTCGCACGTGGTGGTTCACCCTCCCCGGCGTGATCGCAAGTCTCTCCGCGATCCTCGCCGACGAAACGCCGGGTTCCTCCGCGACTTCCTCCAGGATCTGGAGGACGACCCTCTCTGCCGTCGTGTCAAGGTCGCGCCCGTGAGTGAGGCCGAGACTCTCGCAGAACCACGAAAAGTCCTCTTCAGTCCCGTGTGCCGGCGGCCTTTCGACGGCCCTGAGGGAGATGCGCTGGTCGATCATGATGACACCCCGATGAACATGTACCATCCCGTTTGAACCGATATCATATATAGTGAATGGAAATCATTTCGACGGTGGCGAGATACACCTATATAGAACTGCAAACCATAGAAGTAGTAGATCCTGCAACAGGATCCCGGACATGATACAATGACAAAAATCCAGCCTATCGGTGAAAGAGTTCTCATTAAACCGGAGAAATTCGAGGAAAAGACCAAAACCGGGATTTATATCCCGGACTCTGCACAGGAAAAGCGGAAGGAAGGGACGGTCGTTGCCGTCGGCACCTTTGAGGACGGCCGCCCTCTCCCCGTCGCCGCCGGGGACCATGTCATCTACGGAGGCTATTCGGCCGAAGAGATCGAGATCGACGGCGAGAAGCACCTCTTTGTCGGGTGGAAAGACATTCTTGCGAAGGTGGAGTGAGCGTCTATGACATCATCAAGCAAACAGATCATGTTCAGGGAAGATGCGAGGAAGGCCCTCCTCGCCGGCGTCAACAAGGTCGCTGACACCGTCAAGATCACACTCGGCCCGAAGGGGCGCAACGTCGTCCTCGACCGGGGCAGCAGGCCCCTCGTCACCAACGACGGCGTGACCATCGCAAAGGAGATCACCCTCCGCGACCGCTTCGAGAATATGGGGGCGAAACTCGTGAAGGAAGTCGCCTCGAAGACCCAGGACACCACCGGCGACGGCACCACCACGGCGACGATCCTGGCGCAGGCGATGCTCGTCGAGGGGATGAAGAACATCGCCGCCGGCGCAAACCCCGTCGAGGTCAAGCGCGGCATCGACCGTGCCGTCGCCTCGGTCGTCGACGGCCTCAAGAAGCAGAGCATCCCGGTGAACGATAAGGAGAAGATCGTCCAGGTCGCCACCGTCTCCGCCAACAACGACGAGGAGATCGGCGCCCTCATCGCCGACGCCATGGAGAAGGTCGGCTACAACGGCGTCATCTCGGTCGAGAACTCGAAGACCCTGGAGACCACCCTCACTGTCGAGGAGGGCATGCAGTTCGCCCGCGGCTACATCTCGCCGTACATGGTCACCGACCAGGAACAGATGGTCTGCGAGTTCGAAGACCCGGCCGTCCTCATCACCGACCGGAAGATCTCGACTGTCAAGCAGATCGTCCCGGCCCTGGAGATGGCGGCGTCCGAGGGCAAGCCCCTCCTGATCATCGCCGACGACGTTGACGGCGACGCCCAGGCCGCCCTGATCCTCAATGTCATCCGCGGCGCCCTGAAAGTCTGCGCCGTGAAGGCACCCGGATTCGGCGAGGAGAAGAACGCTGTCCTCGACGATATCGCCGTGCTTACCGGTGCGACGGTCATCTCCGAGGCGAAGGGGCTGAAGCTCGAGGACTTCACCGACGATATGCTCGGCCATGCCCGGAACGTCAGGATCGACCACGACAAGACCGTGATCGTCGGCGGGAAGGGTGCGAAGTCTGCGATCGAGGAGAGGAAGGCGCTCCTTGAGTCCAGGATCAAGATCGCCGACACCGAGTACCGCACGAAGAACCTCCAGAAGCGTCTCGCCAAACTCGGCGGCGGCGTGGCCGTGATCAGGGTCGGGGCCGCGACCGAGACCGAGCAGAAGGAGACGAAGATGCGGATCGACGACGCCCTCAACGCCACCAAGGCGGCTGTCGAGGAAGGCGTCGTGGTGGGCGGCGGTGTCACCCTCTTCAGGGCGCAGAACGTGCTCGACGGCCTGAACCTCGAAGGAGACCAGACGATCGGTGCGAGCATCGTCAGGCGTGCCCTGGAAGAACCCCTCAGGCAGATCGCGGCGAACGCCGGTGTCGAGGGCGCCGAGATCGTCGCACGGGTCAGGGCCGAGAAGAACCCGAATGTCGGCTACAACGCGAAGAAGGACTGCATCGAAGACCTCGTCGCCGCCGGTGTCCTCGACCCGACAAAGGTCGTGCGGAGCGGTCTCCAGAACGCCGCCTCGATCGCGGGGATGCTCCTCACCACCGAAGCGGCCGTCACCGACTTCGACGACGAAAAGGACGAGAAGACCCGGGCCATCATCATCTGAAGGCCGGGTGACAGATATTCCTGTGCCGGGCGAGGGGGTCATCCCCCCGTCCCCGCCAGGATAGGGACGGGGTGACACTCTCTCTTCTCAGGATCTCTGTTCTTTCATTCCCCTCTCCACTCTTATGGAACGGCGGGTGACCGGCGTCCCCTTCATAGAAGGAATCAAGAAGGAGAAATCAACCTCACTCTGAGGGTCTCTCCAGAGCCAAAAGATCCTCCCTGTCCTTACAATCGCCATCCCTCAACCCGACGCTGGGGGCCACTCGAAAACCTTCGGTTTTCTCGAACTCGCTGCCGCTCGTTGCCCCCAGACCCCCTATTAGGATAGGGGCGGGATGGCAACCTCCGATCTCAGGATCTCGTGTTCGCCCTTCCCCAGCCCAATTCTGGTTCGGGTGTCCGGTGGCTGTGACCGAAGGGAACATGAGAAGACCATCAGGTCTTCGAGGTAGTCCCCCGATCTGTGTTTAGGGAAGGCGGAGGATCGGTATCCCCGCTCCACTCTCCGGAGACGGCGGTGGATCGACATCCTGCCCCGGTCGAAACCCTCATCCCCCCTCCCCTCCCACTCTCTTCCATGATTTCGGATCGTGAACAGGCGGTCTTCGAGGCCGGGATCAAACTCGGCGCCCTGTACCACCAGTGGGTCGGCACCCCGATCTCGCGGGCGACGGCGTCGAGCGTCGAGACGGCGATCGAGCAGGCCGTCGGCCTCCAGCCGTACGTGACTGCAATCAGGGTGCGGCTGAACCGCGACCTCATGACCGCGAACCCCTACGGCTACTCCGAACTCAGCGGGGCGATGTTCTCCGTGGAGATCACCACCGTCTACGGGAAGGCCCGGTGCGTCGCCGCCCTCGACTACACCGGTGCGTACCCCCTCATGTCCATCAGGTCCATCGATGAAACTCCCTGAAACCCCGATCACCGACGACCACATCCACTTCAACCCCCACCGGGGCCGGGGCGTGGAGGCGGCGAAGGACTTCAAGAGGGCCGGCGGGACGCACGTCTTCTACGTCTCCCTGCCCGCCTACTCCCTCGGCATCTGCCCGACGACCGCCGACGACTTCGCCGCCTCCTTCGAGGAGACCCTGCGGATCGCCGACCTCGTCAGGACAGGCGCCGGCATCACCGTCTTTCCCGTCCTCGGCGTCCACCCGATCGAGGTGCTGAAATACGCCGACCGCCTCGGCCTTCCCGCCGCCGAGTCCCTCGCCTGCTCCGGCCTCGACGTCGCCGCCCGCCTCGTTGCCGAAGGCCGGGCCGTCGGCCTCAAGAGCGGCCGCCCCCACTTCCCGGTCACCGGGGACGTCGCCGCCGCCTCAGAGAGAGTGCTCGTCCACGCCCTCGAACTCGCCGCCGACCTCGGGTGCGCCCTTCAGGTCCACGCCGAGAGCGGGCCGTGCGCCGACATCGTCGACCTCGCGAAAAAAGCCGGCATGGACCCCGGCCGGGTCGTCAAGCACTACGCCACCCCTGACACCCCCCTCATGCCCTCCTTCCTTGCAAAGCAGGACGGACTCGCCGCCATGGCGAGGGCGGGCCGGCGTTTCACCATGGAGACCGACTACATGGACGAAAACAGCAGGCCCGGCGCCGTCCTCGGCCCGAAATCCGTGCCGCGGGTCACACGCCACCTCCTTGAGACCGGCGCGATCACCGAAGACGACGCCTGGCGGATCCACGCCGAAACACCCGCCGCCGTGTATGGCGTCGAGATCACCCTCTGACTCCAGCCTCCCTTTTTTATCCGACCCCGTCTATAGAGTACATAATGTACCTCAAGATCCACCGGACACCCAGTAGCGAGGTGGTGGCGGTCTGTGACGACGACCTGCTCAACACCACCCTCCGCGAAGGTGATCTCTGCATCCAAATCAACGGGGATTTCTATGGGACGACGCACGCCACCGAGGAGGAGGTGCGTGCCGCCCTCAGACACGCCGCCAACGCAAACGTGATCGGAAAGGAATCTGTCGGCATCGCCGTCACAATGGGACTGATCTCCGAGAACACCTGCAGGACCATCTGCGGCGTCCCGCACGCCTTTATCATTGCGGTCTAGATATGGTCGAGATACTGCCAAGTGTCTGCCCCCGCTGTGGGAAGGAATCGATCGGGCTCTGTAATGAGTGCCGGGCTGTGGAAACCGCGTGGCTCGTCTGCGACAGCCGGGTGGAGAGCATCTACTGCCCGGTCTGCGACTCGCAGAAGCATGGGAAGACCTGGAGCGACACAATGGTCGACCGCGATACCCTCATCCGGGAACTCGCGGTCTCGGCCCTCCACCTCCACGCCGACCTGCGGGGATCGGAGATCGTCATCTCCTCCTATGACCCGAGCCCGAACAGGACAATCGCCCGTATGGAGGTCTCGAGCACCCTGTACGGCGTCCCGGTTTCGGGAGAATGTACGACGAAGATTGTCTGGCGCAAGGAGCAGTGCGACAGGTGCAACCGGATCAGCGGCGGTTACTACGAGGGGATCATCCAGGTGCGGGCGACCGACCGGAAGTTGAGCGGCCGTGAATTGGAGACCGCGACACGGATCGCCGAGCAGACCGAGGACGTCCTCCAGGAAGGGGGGGCCCGCCTCTCCTTTGTCTCGAAGATCGACGAGACGAAGGACGGCCTCGACATCGTCGTCGGCTCGAACCAGATGGGGCAGGCGATTGCAAGCGACATCACCGGCGCCCTCGGCGGTCGGCTCACCACCCACCCGAAACTCGTCGGCGAGAAGGACGGGAAGAGGCTCTTCAGGATCACGTTCCTTGTCCGCCTGCCGCGGTACCAGAAAGGAGACGTGGTCGTCCAGCGGGACCGGTACGTCGAGGTGCGCCAGACCGGGCACGGTCAGCTCCAGGTCTTCGACCTCCAGGACGGCGCGAACAGGTTCATCGCCGAAGATGAGGCAGAAAGGCTTGTCGGCAATGTCGGCGAGGCCGAGACCGCTCTTGTCGCGTACCTGTACGACGACATCGTCGGCATCCTGGACCCGAAGACGCAGGGCGCCGTGGAGTGCAGGGTCGTCCCCTGGCTGCACCCCGAGGAAGGCGGGACAGTCCTTGTGCTCCGCGACACCGAGACCAGACAGTTCATCCTTGTCGGATGAGCATGCGGGTGCGGAAGGTCTCCCCCGGTAAACTTGCTGCAGCAGTGCGGGAGGCGTGGGCCGACCCCGACCGCCGCCCCTATGTCGAGGGAGGCGTCGCGTATGTGCCGGTGCGTGATGGCTGGCCTGCCGATCTCGACCTCCCTGAGCGGCAGCCGTACAGCGGCCGCCCCTTCCAGATGATCGGCGACACCGCCGTCCTCCATGGCGCCCGCCCGACCCCTGCCGAACTGGATGAGATCCTTGCCTGGCGTCGCCCTGCTTGCGTCCTCTGCCTGAGGACGATCGACGGGGTACGGCGTCTCCCCGGCGTCGAGGTGCTCTATGGCAAGCCCCACCCTGTCTGCCACCACGAGAACGGCCTCTGGTACTGGCTCAACCCCGCGGAGGTGATGTTCGCGCAGGGGAACCTGGAGGAACGCGCCCGCATGGGGAGGGCGGTGCGGCCTGGCGAGAGGGTGGCAGACATGTTTGCGGGGATCGGCTACTTCACCCTCCCGATGGCCGCAGCCGGAGCGTCGGTGCATGCGCTGGAGATCAACCCGGTCTCTTTCGGCTACCTGAGACGGAACGTGGAGGAGAACGGTCTGGATGGGCTGGTCAGGCCCGAGTGCGGCGACTGCCGCGACCTCCTCTCCGGCACCTATGATCGGATCGTGATGGGCCATTTCGAGGCCCCGTCCTTCCTCCCCGACGCCCTGGCTCATGCCGGGCCGGGCACTGTCCTCCACCTCCACGCCCTCGGTGACGCCGGTGCCGCTATCGACAATGCAACTGCTGCGGCCGGATTTTCTGCAGCGGTCGCCACCCGCAAAGTAAAGAAATATGGGCCGCATATATGGCATGTCGTACATGACGTGGTGCTCGATGAGCGGCGGACGAAGGCTTGAAGGAAAAACGGTTGTTCTGGCGGTAACAGGCAGCATCGCGGTTGTCGAGACGGTGCGGCTCGCCCACGAACTCCGGCGGCGGGGTGCGGTTGTGCAGGCCGTCATGAGCGCGGCGGCCTGCGGGATCGTCCACCCCGACGCCCTCACCTATGCCACAGGCCGGGAGGCGATCACCCGGTGCACCGGCATGGTCGAGCACGTCCTCTACTGCGGAGAAGGGGGATGCGCCGACCTCCTCCTCGTTGCCCCGTGCACCGCGAACACGATCGGAAAGATTGCCCACGGCATCGACGACACGCCTGTCACCACCTTTGCGACGACGGCCCTTGGTCGGGGTATGCCGGTGGTCGTCGTGCCCGCGATGCACGAGTCGATGTACCGCCATCCCGGCGTCGTCGAGAACCTGGCAAAACTGGAGTCCTGGGGAATCGACGTAGTCCCACCGCGGATAGAGGAGGGGAAAGCGAAGATCGCCGGTATCGAGGAGATCGCCCTCAACGTGGAGCGCGCCCTCCTTGGTCGTCCCCTTGCCGGAAAACGCGTGGTGATCACGAGCGGCGCCTGCGCCGAACCCGTGGACGACGTGCGGGTGCTCACCACCCGCTCCACCGGGCAGATGGGCCGGGCCCTGGCCCTGGAGGCCTACCGCCTCGGGGCGGCGGTGACAGTCGTCCATGCGGGACACGTCCCCTGCGTCGAGAATGTGCATGCGGAGACGGCAGGCGAGATGATGGAGGCGGTGCTCGCCGCGGTCGGAAAGGGTGCCGACTACTATCTCTCGGCGGCGGCGATCTCCGACTTCGCCCCGGCGAGGGCGACAGGAAAGATACCGAGTGGTGCTCCTGTGGAGATCGGCCTCCGTCCCCTCCCCAAGGTGCTCGACGCCGTCCTCCGAATTTTTTCCGGGACGGTCGTCGCCTTCAAACTCGGGTGGGACGAGGAGGCAAGGGCCGCGGCGATGCTCGACGCCGGCGTCGCCATGGTCGTTGTGAATACACCGCCGGTGATGGGGGCCGCGGGCGGGGAGTTTGTGCTTATGAAATCGGATTCGAGGAGAACTGTTACAGGAACGAAGGAGGAGGTGGCAGAGGCGATATGGTCCGCACTGCTGTAGCCTTTTCGCCCGGGCACATCTCGGGATATTTCAGGAAGGTTGCCGGGGAGACGCCGGAGACGACAGGCAGCCTTGGCGCCGGTCTCGTCATCGACGAGGGCGTGAGGGCCGAGGCCTCGGCCGCCGCCGCGCCGGAGGTGGTGGTCAGGTGCCTCGGCGCCCACGGTGAGGTCATATCCGAATCCGCTGGTTCTGCCCCGCTCGAATATGTGATGCATGAACTCGGGGTGACGGCGAGGGTGGAGACCGCTTGCCGTCTCCCGATCGGCGCCGGCTTCGGCCTCTCCGCGGCCGCTCTCCTCTCCTCGATCACCGCCCTCGACGCCCTCTTCGACCTCGGCATGGACAGGGCCGGGATCGCCGCCCTCGCCCACCGCACCGAGGTCGTCCACAACACCGGCCTCGGCGACGTCGCCGCGTGCCAGGGCGGCGGACTTGTCTGCAGGCAGACGCCGGGCACGACCGGGGCGATCACCAGGGTCCCTCTCGACGGGACGTTCTGGGCCCTCTCCTTCGGCCCCCTGCCGACGCCCGAGGTGCTCGGCTCGGCCGAAAGGCTGGCACAGGTCGCCGCCGCCTGTCCGGCCAGGTGCCCGGCCGACCTCGCCGACTTTTTCCGTCTCTCCCGCTCCTTTGCCGAGAAGAGCGGCCTTATCCCGCCTGAAGTGCGGGCGGCACTTGCGGCGTGCGACGCCGCGGGCGTACCCGCAAGCATGACCATGCTCGGCCTCGGCGTCTTTGCCGCCGGGGAGGAGGCGGGCGAGGTGCTCGCCGCATTCGGCGACACGATCCCCCTCGGGGTGGCACGCGAGGGTTTCCGCCTCCTGGAGGTGCGGCCATGACGACCATCCCGAAAGACCACCCGCGGTATGCGGCCCTCCTCGTCCGCGACCGCCTTGCCGCGGCTATGCGTGAGGGCGTCCTCGCCCCGGAGGGCCTGATCGCCCAGGGCCGCGGCGAGGCCTTCGACTATCTCCTCGGCGAAAAGACGACGGAAAGCGCCGCCCGCGCCGAGAGGGCCGCCGCGGCGATGCTCCTCTCGGCCCGCCGCCCGGTCATCTCGGTGAACGGGAACACGGCCGCCCTCTGTGCCCACCAGATCGCCGCCCTCCAGAAGGCGAGCGGTGCGGCCGTCGAGGTGAACCTCTTCCACAGGACAGAGGAGAGGATGGAAAAGATCATCGCCCTCCTCCGGTCCCACGGCGTTGACGTCCTCACCGGCACGTCGGAACGCCTCATCCCCCTCGCCCACGACCGGGCCCTCTGCCTCCGCGACGGCATCGGGGCCGCGGACCTGGTCCTCGTCCCCCTGGAGGACGGCGACAGGTGCGAGGCCCTGAGGGCGATGGGCAAGGACGTCATCGCCATCGACTTAAACCCCCTCTCGCGGACGGCGCGGACCGCGACCCTCGCGGTCGTCGACGAGGTGACGCGGGCAGTCCCCGCGATCACCGCCCACTGCCGCGACCTCTCCGCCGACGAGGCCCGGAGGATCGCCGCGTCCGTCGACGCCACCGCCTTCCTGAAGGAGGCGCTTGCCGGGATGATCCGGCACCTTGAGGTGATCAACGATGCTCTGGAGTGAAAAATACCGGCCGACCGAGTTCTCCGGCATCCTCGGGCAGGAGAGCGTGGTGCGGACCCTGGAATCGTCGGCTGAGGCCGGGAACGTCCCCCACCTCCTCGTCGTCGGCAGGCCCGGCACCGGGAAGAGCGTCGCCGTCGAGGCCCTTGCACGGCGTCTCTACGGCACGCACTGGCAGGAGAACATGACGGTCTTTCCCACCGCCGATATCTTCGAGCAGGGCAGGAAGTACCTGGAGGCCGAAGAGCGCTTTGTGCGTCTCTACCGGAAGGACGAGAGCGTCCTCTCGAACTTCAAGCACATCGTGAAGTGGTACGCCGGGATCAGGCCGCTCGACGCGGTGTTCAGGCTGGTGGTCTTCGAAGGGGCGGCCGCGCTGACCAGGGAAGCCCAGCAGGGGCTCCGCCGGCTCATGGAGCGCTACTCGGGGACGTGCCGGTTTGTCTTCCTCACGACGAACGGGAGCGCGATCATCCCGGCGATCGCATCCCGCTGTCTCCCCCTCAGCTTCGGCCCTGTCCCCGACCCCCT
It contains:
- a CDS encoding pantoate kinase; the protein is MVRTAVAFSPGHISGYFRKVAGETPETTGSLGAGLVIDEGVRAEASAAAAPEVVVRCLGAHGEVISESAGSAPLEYVMHELGVTARVETACRLPIGAGFGLSAAALLSSITALDALFDLGMDRAGIAALAHRTEVVHNTGLGDVAACQGGGLVCRQTPGTTGAITRVPLDGTFWALSFGPLPTPEVLGSAERLAQVAAACPARCPADLADFFRLSRSFAEKSGLIPPEVRAALAACDAAGVPASMTMLGLGVFAAGEEAGEVLAAFGDTIPLGVAREGFRLLEVRP
- the coaBC gene encoding bifunctional phosphopantothenoylcysteine decarboxylase/phosphopantothenate--cysteine ligase CoaBC, whose protein sequence is MSGGRRLEGKTVVLAVTGSIAVVETVRLAHELRRRGAVVQAVMSAAACGIVHPDALTYATGREAITRCTGMVEHVLYCGEGGCADLLLVAPCTANTIGKIAHGIDDTPVTTFATTALGRGMPVVVVPAMHESMYRHPGVVENLAKLESWGIDVVPPRIEEGKAKIAGIEEIALNVERALLGRPLAGKRVVITSGACAEPVDDVRVLTTRSTGQMGRALALEAYRLGAAVTVVHAGHVPCVENVHAETAGEMMEAVLAAVGKGADYYLSAAAISDFAPARATGKIPSGAPVEIGLRPLPKVLDAVLRIFSGTVVAFKLGWDEEARAAAMLDAGVAMVVVNTPPVMGAAGGEFVLMKSDSRRTVTGTKEEVAEAIWSALL
- a CDS encoding replication protein C, which translates into the protein MLWSEKYRPTEFSGILGQESVVRTLESSAEAGNVPHLLVVGRPGTGKSVAVEALARRLYGTHWQENMTVFPTADIFEQGRKYLEAEERFVRLYRKDESVLSNFKHIVKWYAGIRPLDAVFRLVVFEGAAALTREAQQGLRRLMERYSGTCRFVFLTTNGSAIIPAIASRCLPLSFGPVPDPLVRRRLEEILKTEGVPAGKVSADDLDLIVPAAAGDLRRAILLLQLSAESGGHVDLADTAASETENVAASAFGALMKGDLAGAKARTEALLIDYGLTGEETVRELSRAADRTYNDPRIAVALADADLLIRRGGNEFIQINALLARISQEVFS
- a CDS encoding 4-phosphopantoate--beta-alanine ligase translates to MTTIPKDHPRYAALLVRDRLAAAMREGVLAPEGLIAQGRGEAFDYLLGEKTTESAARAERAAAAMLLSARRPVISVNGNTAALCAHQIAALQKASGAAVEVNLFHRTEERMEKIIALLRSHGVDVLTGTSERLIPLAHDRALCLRDGIGAADLVLVPLEDGDRCEALRAMGKDVIAIDLNPLSRTARTATLAVVDEVTRAVPAITAHCRDLSADEARRIAASVDATAFLKEALAGMIRHLEVINDALE